From a region of the Spelaeicoccus albus genome:
- a CDS encoding ClpP family protease, translated as MSSYTIPNVIERTAFGSERTADIFSRLLSDRIIYIGTPIDDGVANTVVAEVLHLENESPDMPIQIYINSAGGDAQAVMAIYDALTYVQPDVITFALGEVVAAPVILLAAGTAGMRNVLPHARIVLHPLEASGRGAVPDLILATEEVERIRRNLEQLLSEHTGKDLSRVRRDLERETVLDARAAVDYGLADQVLVTRPRTRHH; from the coding sequence ATGAGTAGCTACACAATCCCCAATGTCATCGAACGCACTGCATTCGGTTCCGAGCGCACCGCCGACATCTTCTCGCGTCTGCTCTCGGACCGGATCATCTATATCGGCACGCCGATCGATGACGGCGTCGCCAACACGGTGGTGGCTGAGGTCTTGCATCTGGAAAACGAGTCACCGGATATGCCCATCCAGATCTATATCAACTCGGCCGGTGGCGATGCTCAGGCAGTCATGGCTATCTACGATGCGCTGACGTACGTGCAACCAGACGTTATTACTTTCGCGCTCGGGGAAGTGGTGGCGGCTCCGGTGATTCTCCTAGCCGCCGGGACGGCCGGCATGCGAAATGTCCTCCCACACGCCAGGATCGTCCTCCACCCTCTCGAAGCCAGCGGCCGCGGAGCAGTGCCGGACCTCATATTGGCCACGGAAGAAGTCGAACGTATTCGCCGTAACCTCGAGCAACTTCTGAGCGAACACACCGGGAAGGACCTGAGCCGAGTTCGACGCGACCTCGAACGTGAAACCGTCCTCGATGCGCGGGCAGCGGTTGACTACGGGTTAGCCGATCAAGTGTTGGTCACGCGGCCGCGCACAAGGCATCATTGA
- a CDS encoding ArsR/SmtB family transcription factor: MSSTSQFPDYSLDDLRVVTATAELKAAFHPLREQLLDLVLERAATVAELAEAVGRPKSSVAYHVNVLLEAELLKVVRTRRVRAIDERFYGRTARIFYVGEINRDQLQAIPNILTNAAADSVPAHAADDLRAIVRHARIARRDAAEFWQRVADLAQAFSELPRTGDETFRFVAGLYPTDYPSLPSPESES; encoded by the coding sequence ATGTCGAGCACTTCGCAATTTCCCGACTACAGCCTTGACGACCTGCGGGTCGTCACCGCCACCGCGGAACTCAAAGCCGCGTTCCACCCGCTGCGCGAGCAACTCCTGGACCTGGTGTTGGAAAGGGCCGCGACGGTCGCCGAGCTGGCCGAAGCCGTCGGGAGGCCGAAAAGCAGCGTCGCGTACCATGTGAACGTCCTGCTCGAGGCGGAGCTGCTCAAGGTGGTCCGCACACGTCGGGTCCGGGCGATCGACGAGCGCTTCTACGGCCGCACCGCACGGATCTTCTACGTCGGCGAAATCAATCGGGACCAGCTCCAAGCGATTCCCAACATCCTCACCAACGCCGCAGCCGACTCCGTGCCCGCCCACGCGGCAGATGACCTGCGGGCGATAGTGCGCCATGCCCGGATTGCCCGGCGGGACGCGGCCGAGTTCTGGCAGCGGGTCGCCGACCTAGCCCAAGCGTTCAGCGAACTGCCGCGCACCGGCGACGAGACTTTCCGATTCGTCGCCGGACTCTATCCCACCGACTACCCCAGCTTGCCCAGCCCCGAGTCCGAGTCCTAG
- a CDS encoding alpha/beta fold hydrolase — MEIVLVPGLWLDGSTWDAVAAVLERAGHTVRPLTLPGMESKDVDRSGVTLADQVAAVVTALDQAEGPVLLVGHSAGCGISHAAVDARPDTVARAVYIGGFPTPGDAPLLDGLPAEYGEVAMPDWAEVGEEANVVDFDGPTLARFYAAAIPAPERVLTDPQRLSNDRRYDIPVTLVCPEYTSDDVRQWVAAGAEPVSELTRMHDVTYVDLPGGHWPQITQPGKLARVILDAAASAAGLSTDGVRAHGPDGG, encoded by the coding sequence ATGGAAATCGTCCTCGTCCCCGGCCTCTGGCTGGATGGCTCGACCTGGGATGCCGTCGCCGCCGTACTCGAACGGGCCGGTCATACCGTGCGCCCGCTGACGCTGCCCGGCATGGAAAGTAAGGACGTCGACCGATCCGGAGTCACATTGGCCGACCAGGTCGCCGCGGTCGTGACCGCCCTCGACCAAGCGGAGGGCCCGGTTCTTCTGGTCGGGCACTCGGCCGGTTGCGGTATCTCGCATGCGGCGGTAGATGCCCGGCCGGACACGGTGGCACGAGCGGTGTACATCGGCGGGTTCCCGACGCCGGGCGACGCTCCGCTACTCGACGGCTTACCCGCCGAATACGGCGAGGTGGCCATGCCCGACTGGGCCGAAGTCGGCGAAGAGGCAAACGTCGTTGACTTCGACGGACCAACGCTGGCCCGCTTTTACGCTGCCGCGATCCCCGCGCCCGAACGAGTGCTGACCGACCCGCAGCGACTGTCGAACGACCGCCGCTATGACATTCCGGTGACGCTGGTTTGTCCGGAATACACGTCGGACGACGTCCGGCAGTGGGTTGCGGCCGGCGCCGAACCCGTAAGCGAGCTGACCCGGATGCATGACGTGACATACGTCGATCTGCCCGGCGGCCACTGGCCGCAAATCACCCAGCCGGGAAAGCTGGCACGCGTGATTCTGGACGCGGCCGCTAGCGCCGCCGGCCTGTCAACGGACGGCGTTCGGGCGCACGGCCCCGACGGTGGATGA
- a CDS encoding ClpP family protease, with product MMTSERLLYQRILLLDRELDQENGARLCSQLVLLAAEDPSRDITLLINSPGGLVPAMLGIGDLMDVIPCDVRTVALGMAYSAGQFLLTHGTRGKRFILPHGTVLMHQGSAGFGGSAADIQIQAGDLRKNRDLLIRLTAERTGQDEQTIARDSERDRMWDARAAVDYGFCDHVVTSLDEILPLAHGAVTNPSRGGFSIDNQDPLTGTTGTTSGGGNE from the coding sequence ATGATGACGAGCGAGCGTTTGCTGTACCAACGTATTCTGCTTTTGGATCGCGAACTTGATCAAGAAAACGGTGCTCGTCTTTGCTCACAACTTGTGTTGCTTGCCGCTGAGGATCCATCGCGGGATATCACGCTATTGATCAACTCGCCCGGCGGATTGGTGCCGGCCATGCTCGGTATCGGCGACTTGATGGACGTGATCCCGTGCGATGTGCGCACCGTCGCCCTTGGCATGGCCTATAGCGCGGGCCAATTCCTGTTGACTCATGGCACCCGAGGCAAACGATTCATCCTGCCGCATGGGACCGTGCTGATGCATCAAGGATCGGCCGGCTTTGGCGGTAGCGCGGCCGATATACAGATTCAAGCCGGGGACTTACGCAAGAACCGCGATCTTTTGATCCGATTAACCGCTGAACGGACCGGACAAGACGAACAAACAATCGCCCGTGACTCGGAGCGGGACCGCATGTGGGACGCGCGTGCCGCAGTCGACTACGGCTTTTGCGACCACGTCGTGACTTCGCTCGACGAGATACTCCCGCTGGCCCACGGTGCGGTCACGAACCCGTCTCGCGGCGGCTTTTCGATTGACAATCAAGATCCCCTTACGGGGACGACCGGTACGACGTCGGGAGGCGGCAATGAGTAG
- a CDS encoding GNAT family N-acetyltransferase yields MSIKVSTPDVAELAEIVGALRDWQDDDVPLQLHPGDLGWYWLRGAAATAGAIRAWRRNGQIVAVGLLDGPELLRVTSAPDAQRDEELARTQVADAIEPARGILPAGEVAIEAPTGALVHDLLLETGWRVGEPWTPLQRDLTEAVEDAGIRIEAIGPDRASEFAAVHQSAFGSAKFTDRHWRTMAAGLPYAGARSVVAYDDDANPVAAVTVWSAGPGKPGLLEPMGVHADHRGRGYGRAISVAAAAALRQLGSSSAMVCTPSSNRGAVATYQAAGFRPLPERHDSYREN; encoded by the coding sequence ATGAGCATCAAGGTGAGCACACCGGACGTCGCCGAGCTGGCCGAGATCGTAGGCGCCCTCCGGGACTGGCAGGACGACGACGTGCCGTTGCAACTGCACCCCGGCGACCTGGGATGGTACTGGCTGCGCGGCGCGGCCGCGACCGCCGGGGCCATTCGCGCGTGGCGCCGCAACGGACAAATCGTCGCGGTCGGCCTGCTCGACGGTCCGGAGCTATTGCGCGTGACGAGCGCGCCGGACGCTCAGCGCGACGAGGAGCTTGCCCGCACCCAGGTTGCCGACGCGATCGAGCCCGCGCGCGGCATCCTGCCGGCCGGAGAAGTCGCCATCGAAGCGCCGACCGGCGCCCTGGTCCACGACCTGCTCCTCGAGACAGGGTGGAGAGTCGGCGAGCCATGGACGCCGCTGCAACGGGATCTTACTGAGGCCGTGGAGGACGCCGGCATTCGGATCGAGGCGATCGGCCCCGATCGGGCGAGCGAATTCGCGGCAGTCCACCAGTCGGCGTTCGGTAGCGCCAAGTTCACGGACCGGCACTGGCGCACAATGGCGGCCGGGTTGCCCTACGCCGGTGCCCGCTCGGTCGTCGCCTACGACGATGACGCCAATCCGGTGGCGGCAGTGACGGTGTGGTCGGCCGGCCCGGGGAAGCCCGGATTGCTCGAGCCGATGGGTGTGCACGCCGACCACCGCGGCCGCGGGTACGGCCGGGCGATCAGCGTCGCTGCCGCGGCTGCGCTGCGGCAGCTGGGGTCATCGAGCGCGATGGTGTGCACGCCGAGTTCCAACAGGGGCGCCGTCGCCACTTATCAAGCCGCCGGCTTCCGTCCACTGCCCGAAAGGCACGACAGCTACCGGGAGAACTGA
- a CDS encoding RDD family protein — MRSGRRRLLAWLIDWACILGWVAITAAVGVPLYLAGVIAPDGVLALNLVAAFVMVIPVVFAAAICESGSSAATPGKRALRLIVISEVGPPRFRAALARNMLKLGVPWLLGHAAVYAITSTSSESATVPVGVWILTAAAYLIPSVWVVCLFAPGGRTPYDLITRTTVVLAPSPRRVVDG, encoded by the coding sequence ATGAGAAGCGGTCGGCGGCGACTACTCGCGTGGTTGATCGACTGGGCGTGTATCCTCGGGTGGGTTGCGATTACCGCAGCTGTCGGCGTTCCGCTGTATCTCGCCGGCGTCATTGCGCCGGACGGCGTGCTGGCGCTGAATCTGGTGGCTGCGTTCGTCATGGTCATCCCCGTCGTATTTGCGGCCGCAATCTGCGAATCCGGCTCGTCCGCGGCGACCCCGGGCAAGAGAGCACTGAGACTCATCGTGATTTCCGAGGTCGGACCCCCGCGCTTTCGGGCGGCGTTGGCACGCAACATGCTCAAGCTCGGTGTGCCGTGGCTACTCGGCCATGCCGCCGTCTACGCGATCACTTCAACCAGCAGCGAGTCGGCCACGGTACCGGTGGGCGTGTGGATTTTGACGGCCGCTGCTTATCTGATCCCGAGTGTGTGGGTGGTCTGCCTATTTGCCCCCGGCGGCCGCACGCCGTACGACCTGATCACCCGCACGACCGTCGTACTCGCGCCGTCCCCTCGCCGAGTGGTGGATGGGTAG
- a CDS encoding DNA glycosylase AlkZ-like family protein, whose product MHRLSRVDARRIAVRAQLLTSRRPASLADAVRGLTLLQIDPTAAVAPSADLVAWSRLGSAYSPDALESALSERTLLELRGMIRPAEDIALYSADMNNWPGTGKLSPWQQIKGDWVAANETFRRDILARLTDSGPLPAADLPDTCVKPWRSSGWNNKRNVGQMLEMLEERGEIAVAGRRNGQRVWDTASRVYPDLPVVPADEAKRIRDEKRLRALGLARSRGPECRVEPDDVGDAGEPAVVDGVRGTWRVDPSLLDEEFEGRIAILSPLDRLLYDRKRMSEIFAFDFALEKYKPKAKRRWGYYALPIMHGDRFVGKIDATADRKAGVLRVDAVHEDEAFSRTLRAGVDRQLDDLARCLRLDLQMAC is encoded by the coding sequence ATGCATCGGCTTTCACGTGTCGACGCCAGGCGGATCGCCGTTCGCGCGCAACTGCTGACCTCCCGGCGTCCGGCTTCGCTGGCGGACGCCGTCCGCGGACTGACGCTGTTGCAGATCGACCCGACCGCGGCAGTTGCCCCGAGCGCCGATCTCGTCGCGTGGAGCCGGCTCGGATCGGCGTATTCGCCCGACGCTCTGGAGTCCGCGCTGAGTGAGCGGACCCTGCTCGAGCTGCGTGGGATGATCCGGCCCGCCGAAGATATCGCGTTGTACAGCGCCGACATGAACAACTGGCCGGGAACCGGAAAACTGTCGCCATGGCAGCAGATCAAGGGCGACTGGGTCGCCGCCAACGAGACGTTTCGCCGCGACATCCTCGCACGTCTGACGGATTCCGGACCGCTGCCGGCAGCGGACCTGCCGGACACGTGCGTGAAGCCCTGGCGCTCAAGCGGGTGGAACAACAAGCGCAACGTCGGACAGATGCTCGAGATGCTGGAAGAACGCGGCGAAATTGCCGTTGCCGGCAGGCGGAACGGACAGCGAGTGTGGGACACCGCGTCCCGAGTTTACCCGGATCTCCCGGTCGTCCCCGCTGACGAAGCGAAACGGATTCGCGACGAGAAGCGGCTTCGGGCGTTGGGCCTGGCACGTTCGCGAGGCCCGGAGTGCCGGGTCGAGCCGGACGACGTCGGCGATGCCGGCGAGCCCGCCGTCGTCGACGGAGTTCGCGGTACGTGGCGCGTCGATCCGTCGCTCTTGGACGAAGAATTCGAAGGCAGGATCGCGATCTTGTCCCCTCTTGACCGGCTGCTCTACGACCGAAAGCGGATGAGCGAGATCTTTGCGTTCGACTTTGCGCTGGAGAAATACAAGCCGAAGGCAAAGCGTCGCTGGGGTTACTACGCGTTGCCGATCATGCACGGCGACCGTTTCGTCGGGAAAATCGACGCCACGGCCGACCGCAAAGCCGGAGTGCTGCGCGTTGACGCGGTGCACGAAGACGAGGCGTTCAGCCGCACCTTGCGTGCCGGCGTCGACCGGCAACTCGACGACCTCGCCCGGTGTTTGCGCCTCGACCTCCAGATGGCGTGTTGA
- a CDS encoding helix-turn-helix domain-containing protein translates to MGGVEPLWREVAGHVLRRERHRQHRTLADVAAASGVSMQHLSDIERGRKDPSSEVSAAVTGALGLSLGDLAIQVAQTVRVGSQAETAVVLDLSTGNPVAHSRSAPVSGQINDALCAAA, encoded by the coding sequence ATGGGTGGTGTCGAGCCGTTATGGCGGGAAGTAGCCGGGCACGTGTTGCGTCGAGAACGTCATCGACAGCACCGCACTTTGGCCGATGTCGCTGCGGCGAGCGGCGTAAGTATGCAACATTTGTCGGATATCGAGCGGGGCCGTAAAGACCCGTCCTCGGAAGTTTCCGCCGCCGTCACGGGGGCGCTGGGGCTATCGCTTGGCGATCTGGCGATCCAAGTCGCGCAGACCGTACGCGTCGGTTCTCAAGCCGAGACGGCCGTCGTGCTTGATTTGAGTACGGGCAATCCGGTAGCTCATTCTCGGAGCGCGCCAGTCAGCGGCCAAATCAATGATGCCTTGTGCGCGGCCGCGTGA